One region of Thermococcus sp. MAR1 genomic DNA includes:
- a CDS encoding M20 family metallo-hydrolase has product MSEALEKVSQEIEKLQDEMVETLVELIKIPAISPDYGYEGEYDKAQKLLEIIRDWPFDKVEVYNAPDERAKNGVRPSILAYYYGQDGEESPRIWILTHIDVVPPGDLSKWKSDPFKPIVKDGKVYGRGSEDNGQSLVASLYAVKAMMNLGIRPKRTVILAFVSDEETGSKYGVEWLMREHPELFRKDDLVLVPDGGNEEGTFIEVAEKSILWLRVKVRGRQVHASMPDKGLNAHRVALDFAYHLDKLLHEKYSDRDELFDPPESTFEPTMVKNPADSPNIEPGEHEVVFDCRILPRYGIDDILADAKALAEEIKERYRKEFDGEVLPEIEFEVLQRMDAPAPTDPNSEIVKLLQKALRKLRGKEAKVGGIGGGTFAAYFRKLGIPAVVWATLDETAHQPNEYAKIDNMVEDAKVMAALALL; this is encoded by the coding sequence ATGAGCGAAGCCCTTGAGAAGGTCTCGCAGGAGATCGAGAAGCTCCAGGACGAGATGGTGGAAACCCTCGTCGAACTGATTAAAATCCCCGCCATAAGTCCGGACTACGGCTACGAGGGGGAATACGACAAGGCCCAGAAGCTGCTTGAGATAATCAGAGACTGGCCCTTTGACAAGGTTGAAGTCTACAACGCACCCGACGAGAGGGCTAAAAACGGCGTGAGGCCGAGCATTCTCGCCTACTACTACGGCCAAGACGGCGAGGAGAGCCCGAGAATATGGATTCTCACCCATATAGACGTCGTTCCGCCCGGGGATCTGAGCAAGTGGAAAAGTGACCCCTTCAAGCCGATCGTCAAGGATGGCAAGGTCTACGGGCGCGGAAGCGAGGACAACGGACAGAGCCTCGTCGCGAGCCTCTACGCGGTAAAAGCCATGATGAACCTCGGAATAAGGCCGAAGAGAACGGTCATTTTAGCTTTCGTCAGCGACGAGGAGACGGGCAGCAAGTACGGCGTCGAGTGGCTCATGAGGGAGCATCCGGAGCTGTTCAGGAAGGACGACCTGGTTCTCGTCCCGGACGGCGGAAACGAGGAAGGGACTTTCATCGAGGTGGCCGAGAAGAGCATCCTCTGGCTCAGGGTGAAGGTCAGGGGCAGGCAGGTTCACGCCAGCATGCCGGACAAGGGACTCAACGCCCACCGCGTGGCGCTCGACTTCGCCTACCACCTCGACAAACTCCTCCACGAGAAGTATTCTGATAGGGACGAGCTCTTCGACCCGCCGGAGAGCACCTTCGAGCCGACGATGGTTAAAAATCCAGCGGACAGCCCGAACATAGAACCTGGAGAGCACGAGGTGGTTTTCGATTGCAGGATTCTGCCGAGGTACGGCATAGACGACATCCTCGCCGACGCAAAGGCCCTCGCCGAGGAGATTAAAGAGAGGTACAGAAAGGAGTTCGACGGCGAAGTTCTGCCGGAGATAGAGTTCGAGGTTCTCCAGCGCATGGACGCTCCGGCCCCAACCGACCCGAACAGCGAGATAGTAAAGCTCCTCCAGAAGGCTCTCAGGAAGCTCCGCGGAAAGGAAGCCAAGGTCGGAGGAATAGGCGGCGGAACCTTCGCGGCCTACTTCAGGAAACTCGGGATTCCAGCTGTGGTTTGGGCGACTCTTGATGAGACCGCCCACCAGCCCAACGAGTACGCGAAGATAGACAACATGGTGGAAGACGCCAAGGTCATGGCGGCCCTTGCTCTTCTCTGA
- a CDS encoding methyltransferase domain-containing protein → MPAWKDGKLGLPVKEAVNLFPELKDYLDERGRLDFSNREARILYNRAIANAVFGLEIEYHPGGLVTTPVSRYLFLKTFLRGGERVLEIGTGHTAMMALLAEKLFNCDVTATELDEEFFEYAKANIERNGARVQLIRSNGGIIRWVIPEGEKFDVVFSAPPYYERPTKGVLTEREGLGGGKHGEAFSVRLIEEAQDYLDPKGKVALFLPDKEPLIEAITEKGEELGYQIRDVRFRVGTRWRHSLILNKP, encoded by the coding sequence ATGCCAGCCTGGAAGGATGGAAAGCTGGGACTGCCGGTAAAGGAAGCCGTGAATCTGTTTCCGGAGCTGAAGGACTACCTCGATGAGCGCGGAAGGCTCGACTTCTCGAACAGGGAAGCGAGGATACTCTACAACAGGGCGATAGCGAATGCGGTCTTCGGGCTGGAGATAGAGTACCATCCTGGAGGGCTTGTGACCACCCCCGTCTCGCGCTACCTCTTTCTGAAGACATTCCTGCGCGGGGGAGAGAGGGTTCTGGAAATCGGAACCGGACACACTGCAATGATGGCCCTTCTGGCTGAGAAGCTCTTCAACTGCGACGTTACCGCGACGGAGCTCGACGAAGAGTTCTTTGAGTACGCAAAGGCCAACATCGAGAGGAACGGGGCCAGAGTCCAGCTCATCAGGAGCAACGGTGGGATAATCAGGTGGGTAATTCCTGAGGGCGAGAAGTTTGATGTCGTGTTTTCAGCACCGCCTTACTATGAGAGACCAACGAAGGGAGTTTTAACCGAGCGTGAAGGGCTTGGTGGAGGAAAACACGGCGAGGCCTTTTCGGTGAGGCTCATTGAGGAGGCGCAGGACTACCTGGACCCCAAGGGAAAGGTCGCCCTATTCCTGCCCGACAAGGAGCCGCTGATAGAGGCCATAACAGAAAAGGGAGAAGAGCTGGGGTATCAAATCAGAGACGTCAGGTTCAGGGTTGGAACGAGGTGGAGGCACAGTTTGATACTAAACAAGCCCTAA
- a CDS encoding tripartite tricarboxylate transporter permease, giving the protein MLRELLSGVLAGTLSGILPGIHVNTLGAFLATSGIGGNLLLFSMGLTHTFLDAVPSAFLGVPDEGTALGILPAHKLVLRGRAMEVVRIALWASFLAVLMVILISPIYPALASAYTPEIGRAVVCFLALFLILTERGLKKLHAALVFLLSGLLGFLAFRLPLKQLYYHLFTGLFGLPVLVTAIVDGTGGLSEGEGEIRMSLKRFIGFSLLGTLLGMMASLIPTFTASQAALIGSFLSRDERSFLTVVFSVNTANFLFSFVNFMETGRMRNGIVALMDPVGGHFLPYYALAAVFVSLLVLSYGEPLAVIILKVLAHVPYRLLNGAVVAVLLLLSMYFDGFLGLLVLTGGAMIGLLAMTLGVKRTNCMGVLMLQIIIG; this is encoded by the coding sequence TTGCTCCGGGAACTGTTGAGCGGAGTCCTTGCGGGAACCCTTAGCGGAATCCTTCCGGGGATCCACGTGAACACCCTTGGGGCTTTTTTGGCGACTTCGGGGATAGGCGGAAACCTGCTGCTCTTCTCGATGGGTCTAACTCATACCTTCCTGGACGCCGTCCCATCGGCTTTTCTCGGTGTCCCCGACGAGGGAACGGCCCTTGGAATCTTGCCAGCACACAAGCTCGTCCTCCGTGGGAGGGCCATGGAGGTCGTTAGAATCGCATTGTGGGCGAGTTTTCTGGCGGTTCTTATGGTGATCCTCATATCTCCCATCTATCCCGCGCTGGCGAGCGCTTACACTCCAGAAATTGGGAGGGCCGTTGTATGTTTTCTGGCTCTCTTCCTGATCCTCACCGAGAGAGGCCTGAAAAAGCTCCACGCGGCTCTAGTGTTCCTTCTCTCCGGCCTTCTAGGGTTTCTGGCTTTCCGGCTCCCCTTAAAGCAGCTCTACTACCACTTATTTACTGGACTCTTTGGTTTGCCCGTTCTCGTTACGGCCATCGTGGATGGGACGGGAGGCCTATCTGAAGGTGAGGGGGAAATTAGAATGAGCTTGAAACGCTTCATAGGTTTCTCCCTTCTGGGAACCCTCCTGGGAATGATGGCCTCGCTGATCCCGACGTTTACCGCCTCCCAGGCGGCCCTGATAGGCTCTTTCCTCTCCAGGGACGAGCGCTCGTTTCTGACGGTCGTTTTTTCCGTCAACACCGCCAACTTCCTGTTCTCGTTCGTGAACTTCATGGAAACGGGTAGGATGAGAAACGGTATCGTGGCTCTTATGGATCCAGTGGGTGGGCATTTCCTGCCCTACTACGCTCTGGCGGCGGTTTTCGTTTCCCTTCTGGTTCTGAGCTACGGAGAGCCACTGGCGGTCATCATACTCAAGGTCCTAGCTCATGTGCCATACAGGCTTTTGAACGGTGCGGTTGTGGCCGTTCTCCTGCTCCTTTCCATGTACTTCGACGGTTTCTTGGGGCTTCTAGTTCTTACTGGAGGGGCCATGATAGGGCTTTTGGCAATGACCCTCGGTGTCAAAAGAACGAACTGCATGGGTGTTCTCATGCTCCAAATAATAATCGGATAA
- a CDS encoding ATPase domain-containing protein, translated as MVMKYTVKRVKSGIPGFDDLIEGGFPAGTTVLVTGPTGSGKTTFGVQFVYKGAVEYNEPGVIVTLEERAQDLRREMLAFGWDLEKYERERMIAIVDGVSAVVGLPSEEQYVLEGNLNAEDFLRYIYRVVKAINAKRLVIDSIPSIAFRLQEESKIREVLLQLNTILLEMGVTSILTTEAPDPSRGRISRYGMEEYIARGVVLLDFVEKEVELKRYLLIRKMRETKHSMKKYPFEINEEGIIVYPSGEVY; from the coding sequence ATGGTCATGAAATACACCGTCAAAAGAGTAAAAAGTGGTATTCCCGGTTTTGACGATTTAATCGAGGGTGGTTTTCCCGCGGGGACGACCGTCTTGGTTACAGGGCCAACTGGAAGCGGTAAGACTACTTTTGGAGTTCAGTTCGTCTACAAGGGTGCTGTTGAATACAATGAACCCGGAGTCATAGTCACCCTTGAGGAAAGGGCGCAGGATCTTAGAAGGGAGATGCTGGCCTTTGGATGGGATCTTGAAAAGTACGAGAGGGAACGAATGATAGCCATAGTGGACGGTGTCAGCGCGGTGGTCGGGCTACCTTCCGAGGAGCAGTACGTTCTCGAGGGCAATCTCAACGCCGAGGACTTTCTCCGTTACATATACCGTGTCGTTAAAGCGATAAACGCCAAGAGGCTCGTTATAGACTCCATCCCCTCGATAGCCTTCAGACTCCAGGAGGAGAGCAAGATAAGGGAGGTTCTTCTCCAGCTCAACACGATACTCCTCGAGATGGGCGTCACCTCGATACTGACTACCGAGGCTCCCGATCCCAGCAGGGGTAGAATAAGCCGCTACGGAATGGAGGAGTACATAGCAAGAGGCGTCGTCCTTCTGGACTTCGTGGAGAAAGAAGTTGAGCTGAAGCGCTACCTCCTCATCAGGAAGATGCGTGAGACCAAGCACTCCATGAAGAAGTACCCCTTTGAGATCAACGAGGAAGGTATCATCGTCTACCCGAGCGGCGAAGTCTATTAA
- a CDS encoding class I SAM-dependent rRNA methyltransferase has translation MAKVIVDAQAARAIGKGAMIVFKKGVVRTEGEFSPGDVVEVYTRGGKFLGKGFVNPNSNIMIRLVTKDRDVEINKELFRERIKRANEYRKKVLGYDKAYRMVYGEADYLPGLIVDRFNEIASLQISSIGMERFKLDLAEAIMEAEPEIETVFEKNTGRSRRREGLPEIERVLLGKEKYRTVIEEGKAKFIVDMRGQKTGFFLDQRENRIALEKYVKPGMRVLDVFTYTGGFAIHAAVAGADEVVAVDKSPWAINMVKENAKLNGVEDRMKYVVGSAFQVMEDMIKRGEKFDVVILDPPAFVQHEKDLKRGLRAYFNVNYAGLQLVREGGILVTASCSQHVDMQAFKDMVIAAAAKAGKFLRLLEPYRTQAPDHPILMASKDTEYLKALFLYVEDMK, from the coding sequence ATGGCAAAGGTGATAGTTGACGCCCAGGCCGCGAGGGCGATAGGAAAAGGTGCGATGATAGTCTTCAAGAAGGGAGTCGTGAGAACCGAGGGCGAGTTTTCACCCGGCGACGTTGTCGAGGTGTACACTCGGGGCGGCAAGTTCCTCGGGAAGGGCTTCGTCAATCCCAACTCCAATATCATGATACGGCTCGTTACCAAGGACAGAGACGTTGAGATAAACAAGGAGCTCTTCCGCGAGAGGATTAAGAGGGCCAACGAGTACAGGAAAAAGGTTCTGGGCTACGACAAGGCCTACCGTATGGTCTACGGCGAGGCGGACTATCTGCCGGGCCTTATAGTTGACCGCTTCAACGAGATTGCCTCGCTCCAGATTTCGAGCATCGGGATGGAGAGGTTTAAGCTCGACTTGGCCGAGGCTATCATGGAGGCTGAACCCGAAATCGAGACGGTTTTTGAGAAGAACACCGGACGTTCCAGGAGAAGGGAGGGATTGCCAGAGATAGAGCGCGTTCTCCTCGGCAAGGAGAAGTACAGGACGGTAATCGAGGAGGGCAAAGCCAAGTTCATCGTTGATATGCGCGGGCAAAAAACGGGTTTCTTCCTCGACCAGAGGGAGAACAGGATAGCCCTTGAGAAGTACGTCAAGCCTGGGATGCGGGTCTTAGATGTCTTCACCTACACTGGCGGCTTCGCGATACACGCGGCCGTGGCTGGCGCCGACGAGGTTGTTGCAGTGGACAAGTCTCCCTGGGCCATAAACATGGTGAAGGAAAACGCCAAGCTCAACGGGGTTGAGGATAGGATGAAGTACGTCGTGGGAAGCGCGTTCCAGGTCATGGAGGACATGATAAAGAGGGGCGAGAAGTTCGACGTCGTGATTCTCGATCCGCCGGCCTTCGTTCAGCACGAGAAGGACCTGAAGAGAGGCCTCCGCGCTTACTTCAACGTGAACTACGCGGGTTTACAGCTGGTGAGGGAAGGGGGCATACTCGTCACGGCATCGTGCTCCCAGCACGTTGACATGCAGGCCTTCAAGGACATGGTGATAGCGGCTGCAGCCAAGGCCGGCAAGTTCCTCAGGCTCCTTGAGCCGTACCGGACGCAGGCGCCGGACCATCCGATACTGATGGCCTCGAAGGACACGGAGTACCTCAAGGCGCTCTTCCTCTACGTTGAGGATATGAAGTGA
- the priL gene encoding DNA primase large subunit PriL, which translates to MLDPFGDRAKRLVKEEFGGISELLSIIPSYVGIDQAIERVSWVKSGEIPEEILGLGDVQDLLTFYALLGALAFSPYGIEMELVKESNARIYSARLRRAGRIRGTSIALEGVDANEIPPRDRTILERTHHQELPPQERERFRLKYKIPLGKFLELWDGGLKEVYIRRGHAYLTEEQGLKLWEKSFERNFERAVNLLYEVRDELPEYYLRLYERLGEIAREYFKERLERMGSAEAGPLRFDLFPPCVKIALGGVPSGLRNYAITVLLTSFLSYARLCPNPPRRDIRIKDCVSDLSIVEKEILPVIIEAGNRCSPPLFEDQPHEVKNIWYHLGFGLTDKPTLEDSGNSTWYFPPNCSKIRANAPQLCKPDRHCRNIKNPLTYYLRRLYLENRGKAGESESIEGGEENG; encoded by the coding sequence ATGCTTGATCCCTTCGGAGATAGAGCCAAGCGGCTCGTCAAGGAGGAGTTCGGTGGAATAAGCGAACTGCTCTCAATCATCCCCTCATACGTGGGAATAGACCAGGCCATAGAACGGGTCTCATGGGTGAAATCTGGGGAGATTCCGGAGGAGATTCTCGGGCTTGGGGACGTTCAGGACCTACTGACGTTCTACGCCCTTCTGGGTGCCCTTGCGTTTTCACCCTACGGCATAGAGATGGAGCTCGTGAAGGAGAGCAACGCCAGGATATACTCCGCGAGGCTTAGACGGGCGGGGAGAATACGGGGAACCTCAATCGCCCTAGAGGGCGTGGATGCGAACGAGATACCCCCCAGGGACAGGACGATACTTGAGAGAACCCACCATCAAGAGCTGCCTCCTCAGGAGAGGGAGAGATTCAGACTAAAGTACAAAATACCCCTCGGAAAGTTTCTGGAACTGTGGGACGGGGGCCTCAAGGAGGTGTACATCAGGAGGGGGCACGCCTACCTCACGGAGGAGCAGGGACTGAAGCTATGGGAGAAGTCCTTTGAGAGGAACTTTGAAAGGGCGGTGAACCTGCTCTACGAGGTGAGGGACGAGCTCCCGGAGTACTACCTCAGGCTCTACGAGAGACTCGGGGAGATCGCGAGGGAGTACTTCAAGGAGAGGCTTGAGAGGATGGGTTCGGCTGAGGCGGGGCCACTGCGCTTTGATCTGTTCCCTCCATGTGTTAAAATCGCCCTCGGGGGTGTTCCATCCGGACTGAGGAACTATGCCATAACTGTTCTCCTCACGAGTTTTCTCAGCTACGCGAGACTGTGCCCCAATCCGCCAAGGAGGGACATCAGAATAAAGGACTGCGTGAGCGACCTGAGCATTGTTGAGAAGGAGATACTTCCCGTGATAATTGAGGCCGGCAACCGCTGTTCACCGCCACTCTTCGAGGACCAACCCCACGAGGTCAAGAACATCTGGTATCACCTCGGCTTCGGCCTGACGGACAAACCAACCCTCGAGGACAGCGGAAACTCCACGTGGTACTTCCCACCAAACTGCTCCAAAATACGGGCAAACGCCCCACAACTCTGTAAGCCGGACAGACACTGCAGAAACATCAAGAACCCGCTGACGTACTATCTGAGGCGCCTCTACCTTGAAAACAGAGGAAAAGCCGGCGAGAGTGAAAGCATCGAGGGCGGTGAGGAGAATGGCTGA
- a CDS encoding MBL fold metallo-hydrolase, whose protein sequence is MIEITFLGSGGGRFITITQFRSTGGFHIRASRNIYVDPGPGALVRSWRYKLDPRKLDAIFVSHRHVDHCNDVEVLIEAMTGGALKKRGMLIASKSVVYGDDTHTPAVSKYHMDVLESIHIPEPGSKIAIGEEEFIITPTVHSDPTTIGFRMRTHYGDISYIPDTAYFDGLLEWHDGSRLIIAAVTRPRDMGIPYHLSTDDVVMMLKKMEEKPETLIMSHIGMKMHFANPYKEAKYIETVTGVKTYVAKEGFRVMMEKNEISVRTLRPARFV, encoded by the coding sequence GTGATTGAGATAACGTTCCTTGGCAGTGGGGGCGGCAGGTTCATCACGATAACGCAGTTTCGCTCCACAGGGGGTTTCCACATCCGCGCCAGCAGAAACATCTACGTTGACCCGGGGCCGGGGGCACTCGTGAGGAGCTGGCGCTACAAACTCGACCCTAGAAAGCTCGATGCCATCTTCGTCTCCCACAGGCACGTGGACCACTGCAACGACGTTGAAGTTCTGATCGAGGCCATGACGGGGGGTGCACTCAAAAAGCGTGGCATGCTGATAGCATCGAAGAGCGTCGTCTACGGCGACGATACCCACACTCCCGCGGTCAGCAAGTACCACATGGACGTCCTTGAGAGCATACACATTCCCGAACCCGGGAGCAAGATAGCAATCGGCGAGGAGGAGTTCATAATAACGCCCACAGTCCACTCGGACCCCACGACGATAGGATTCCGAATGAGGACCCACTACGGTGACATATCCTACATCCCGGACACTGCCTACTTCGACGGGCTCTTGGAGTGGCACGATGGTTCAAGGCTGATAATCGCCGCCGTGACTAGACCCAGGGACATGGGAATTCCCTACCATCTGAGCACGGACGATGTCGTCATGATGCTGAAGAAGATGGAGGAAAAGCCGGAAACCCTGATAATGAGCCACATCGGCATGAAGATGCACTTCGCCAACCCCTACAAAGAGGCCAAGTACATAGAGACGGTGACGGGAGTGAAGACCTACGTGGCCAAGGAAGGCTTCAGAGTGATGATGGAAAAGAACGAAATATCGGTGAGAACGCTGAGGCCTGCGAGATTCGTTTAG
- a CDS encoding serpin family protein — protein MRYVLAALIIFMVLATGCIANNEETSTVSPNSLSKTFTPPMTKYDVSKEGQERPVVEGLNAFTFAMYRELSAEGGNLFFSPYSVYTALAMVYEGANGSTREEMGNILNLPGDDETRWTGFRYLILSLNPSNGPYILSTANALWVQEDYPVDERYLWIIREFYMGEVRSVDFKEDPEGAKRIINGWVENKTNERIKNLVGGLTPDTRLIITNAVYFKANWSSRFDPSETRNGTFRTPGGTLVVPMMHGRGTFNYTENDELQALEMPYEGKRLSMMIILPRDNSPTGIEGKLTPEFIRELRGSMKPEPVDVSIPKFRFEASYSLKMPLIDMGMVTAFSRGADFSGITDAKGLFIDDVIHKTFISVAENGTEAAAATAVVVLESGPPGEESYKVFKADHPFLFLIVDRRTGVVLFMGRLMDPRG, from the coding sequence ATGAGGTACGTACTGGCCGCCCTCATTATCTTCATGGTTCTCGCCACGGGCTGCATAGCCAATAACGAAGAAACGTCAACGGTTTCTCCGAATTCCTTGAGCAAAACGTTCACCCCACCGATGACAAAGTACGACGTCTCGAAGGAGGGACAGGAGAGACCGGTCGTTGAGGGCTTAAATGCTTTTACCTTTGCCATGTACCGCGAGCTGAGCGCAGAGGGAGGAAACCTGTTCTTCTCGCCCTACAGCGTTTACACCGCCCTGGCGATGGTCTACGAGGGGGCAAACGGGAGCACGAGGGAGGAGATGGGAAATATTCTGAACCTGCCGGGAGACGATGAAACGAGATGGACGGGCTTCAGATACCTGATACTCTCCCTAAATCCATCTAATGGGCCCTACATCCTCAGCACCGCCAACGCGCTCTGGGTGCAGGAGGACTACCCCGTGGACGAGCGGTACCTCTGGATAATCCGGGAGTTCTATATGGGCGAGGTGAGGAGCGTTGACTTCAAAGAGGATCCCGAAGGGGCGAAGAGGATTATCAACGGCTGGGTGGAGAACAAAACTAATGAGAGGATAAAGAACCTCGTGGGCGGCCTAACTCCAGACACGAGGCTAATAATAACCAATGCAGTCTATTTCAAGGCGAACTGGTCGAGCAGATTTGATCCAAGCGAGACGCGCAATGGCACATTCAGAACACCCGGAGGAACCCTTGTGGTTCCAATGATGCACGGGAGGGGAACCTTCAACTACACCGAGAACGACGAGCTCCAGGCCCTCGAGATGCCCTACGAGGGAAAGAGGTTGAGCATGATGATAATACTGCCCAGAGACAACTCTCCCACAGGCATCGAGGGGAAGCTCACGCCGGAGTTCATCCGGGAGCTCAGGGGGAGCATGAAGCCGGAGCCCGTCGATGTCAGCATTCCAAAGTTCAGGTTCGAGGCGAGCTACTCGTTAAAGATGCCGCTCATCGACATGGGTATGGTAACGGCATTCTCAAGGGGGGCAGATTTTTCGGGAATTACCGATGCCAAGGGGCTCTTTATAGACGACGTGATACACAAGACTTTCATAAGCGTCGCCGAGAACGGCACAGAGGCTGCCGCGGCGACGGCCGTCGTGGTCCTGGAATCTGGCCCACCGGGAGAGGAAAGCTACAAGGTTTTTAAAGCGGATCATCCTTTCCTGTTCCTCATCGTGGACAGGAGAACAGGAGTGGTACTCTTCATGGGCAGGCTGATGGACCCGAGGGGTTGA
- a CDS encoding DUF5748 family protein, translating to MHFEVVKEFLEEIGADWIEIDGEIHLEPEVFYEVWKYVGQPDLGMYTIEDEVVEPGSYDPPEKKYVSTKKIRVKKAYFTTLDDKRIVTDYNELQRILKEKSP from the coding sequence ATGCACTTCGAGGTAGTGAAGGAGTTTCTCGAGGAAATAGGGGCGGATTGGATAGAAATCGATGGAGAAATCCACCTTGAGCCGGAGGTCTTCTACGAAGTCTGGAAATACGTCGGCCAACCCGACCTCGGCATGTACACGATCGAAGATGAGGTCGTCGAGCCTGGTTCTTACGATCCGCCCGAGAAGAAGTACGTAAGTACGAAGAAGATTCGGGTCAAGAAGGCGTACTTCACTACGCTGGACGACAAGAGAATAGTAACGGACTACAACGAACTCCAGAGGATTCTGAAGGAGAAATCTCCCTGA
- a CDS encoding ATP-binding protein: MVELTDYLLKISAELPSRFDYARGLKKRFLFERLAGLVDGYIQGKSPKTVLLPGLRGTGKTTLLGQIYFHTLSKTSDVIYISADEARLLGFSLHEIIERYFDVFRPKRPVLLLDEVQYDPNWDLTLKVLHDRRKALVIATGSSALKLKESPDLARRAIHVEVKPLSFLEYLHLLGENIEPVGLDALFEFDVDGLERALSRTIRFAKTAETYLKLGSLPLSLELDGREAYESLFSLVERIVYRDLPEFRNFDASTLDSALRLLTIIAGLKAERFSYERFSKALGISKSTVMELVRAFIASGLLIEIPPIGSLSKKIRRSPKLKFSAPSMRAALLSKFEVVELAPLLEDAVALYLSGEGLLEYEPGKGGADFVLTRRGKRYVVEVGLGKADYAQVRRSMERTGAEFGIVIGREFDARGNLLMIPWWVFLGLV; this comes from the coding sequence ATGGTCGAACTAACGGACTACCTTTTAAAAATCTCTGCGGAGTTGCCATCAAGGTTTGACTATGCAAGAGGACTAAAGAAGCGCTTCCTTTTCGAGAGACTTGCCGGACTCGTTGATGGCTATATCCAGGGTAAAAGCCCAAAAACTGTTCTCCTCCCTGGCCTGAGGGGGACTGGAAAAACCACCCTCCTCGGTCAGATATACTTTCACACACTTTCAAAGACCTCCGATGTGATTTACATATCCGCAGATGAAGCCCGTCTCCTCGGCTTTTCCCTTCATGAGATCATCGAGAGGTATTTCGACGTTTTCAGGCCGAAGAGGCCCGTTCTTCTCCTCGACGAGGTTCAGTACGACCCGAACTGGGATTTGACGTTGAAGGTTCTCCACGACAGGAGAAAGGCCCTCGTGATCGCCACCGGCTCATCCGCTTTAAAGCTGAAGGAAAGCCCCGACCTCGCGAGGAGGGCTATCCACGTTGAGGTGAAGCCGCTCAGCTTCCTTGAGTACCTCCATCTTCTCGGGGAAAACATTGAGCCGGTGGGTCTTGATGCACTGTTTGAATTCGACGTTGATGGGCTGGAAAGGGCACTCTCAAGGACTATTCGCTTCGCTAAAACCGCGGAGACGTACTTAAAACTTGGCTCGCTTCCCCTTTCCCTTGAGCTTGACGGGAGAGAGGCCTACGAATCCCTGTTTTCCCTCGTCGAAAGGATAGTCTATCGGGATCTTCCCGAGTTCAGGAACTTTGATGCCTCAACTCTCGATTCCGCTCTGAGGCTTCTAACAATAATCGCCGGCCTAAAGGCGGAGCGCTTCAGCTACGAGAGGTTCTCAAAGGCGCTGGGAATCTCAAAGAGCACCGTCATGGAACTCGTGAGGGCTTTCATTGCCAGTGGGCTTCTGATAGAGATCCCTCCCATTGGGAGTCTCTCAAAGAAAATTCGCAGAAGTCCGAAGCTCAAGTTCTCGGCACCCTCCATGAGGGCCGCGCTCCTTTCGAAGTTCGAGGTAGTTGAACTCGCCCCCCTGCTAGAGGACGCAGTTGCCCTCTACCTTTCTGGTGAAGGGCTCCTGGAGTACGAACCCGGAAAGGGCGGTGCGGACTTCGTTCTCACAAGGAGGGGAAAACGATACGTCGTTGAGGTTGGCCTTGGAAAGGCGGACTATGCTCAGGTTAGGAGGAGCATGGAGAGAACCGGGGCTGAATTTGGGATAGTTATAGGAAGGGAGTTCGATGCCAGGGGAAACCTCCTGATGATTCCATGGTGGGTCTTCTTAGGGCTTGTTTAG